One window of the Lytechinus pictus isolate F3 Inbred chromosome 5, Lp3.0, whole genome shotgun sequence genome contains the following:
- the LOC129261759 gene encoding uncharacterized protein LOC129261759, with protein sequence MDLQNLSNISRKLIVGIPLIFLLCMFLIVYSTQRKGMSPDFDEFAIYRRSSFDNDSSFIQNHTKMDLPCNNELAIDSSTVQEIVSKLQRVTDDYVSLVRISIAFIDDNLPDNSEQSNPSVWHWGLGGRGRTFLHFPYVNKSLSLNTLSFGFHWVNVTIDNIGALNESYSDGCLGYTLSKVLRQVRRQLTNIGGASRDARDDVLCKERYLSLPLFRATLIPGYSLFDLQSSSYYKCWNIMNIETCDQDNCVEDPSFTIEGTIVTISFGITYTLLLLALIWELWKVYSRDFDYQDEGSGKKVNILRINLIPPVLLILASNETRHQKIVNVVYWSLVYAIPIVIYLVFFLIYVTTSEFAFRSSQRGEKFQQAHVWGLDFVLANIFYLIGAIIFMYFVCKHRLSDQGNEDDNQERVNEEQNNHDNWQSKKVRLKYYSVVAFFCFFRFSATAMLLVEIIVLTSIGIAINIRYGSPVWINIILGAFVVVASIIEFFDSYQHLFSKIHSVGTKVDQDHNLPNKIFEPTKDGFMIQSSLLHDIIRKWLPFYSHVFNTIKHIIIGIVFLGIVALIVFFIDRTTQISSFVEYVVTAVPLVFAAAGKLGGSSLTAGGKAKNNTQDKLLTLEKDLIDYAETGKYPEASKEDQNQGQTQNQAPAAPAV encoded by the exons ATGGATTTGCAAAACCTATCAAACATCAGCAGGAAATTGATAGTAGGCATCCCGTTAATATTTCTCCTCTGCATGTTTCTGATAGTGTACTCAACGCAACGCAAGGGGATGTCTCCGGACTTTGACGAGTTTGCCATATATCGCCGTTCTTCGTTTGACAACGACTCATCATTTATCCAAAATCACACAAAGATGGATTTACCATGCAACAATGAACTAGCCATTGATAGTAGTACAGTGCAGGAGATCGTTTCAAAACTTCAAAGAGTGACCGATGATTATGTAAGCCTTGTCCGAATTAGTATCGCCTTTATCGATGACAACCTACCAGACAACTCAGAGCAGAGTAACCCATCGGTCTGGCACTGGGGGCTAGGTGGCAGGGGAAGAACCTTCCTCCATTTCCCCTACGTTAACAAGTCCTTGTCTCTGAACACTCTGAGCTTCGGGTTTCACTGGGTCAATGTCACAATCGACAACATTGGAGCATTAAACGAATCGTATTCTGATGGTTGCTTGGGATATACATTGTCCAAAGTGCTACGTCAAGTTCGGCGTCAGTTAACTAATATAGGTGGTGCTTCACGGGATGCCAGGGATGACGTCTTGTGTAAAGAAAGGTATCTTAGCTTACCATTGTTTCGGGCTACGTTGATCCCTGGTTATAGTCTCTTCGATCTGCAGTCGAGCAGCTACTACAAATGTtggaatatcatgaatatagaGACATGTGATCAGGACAACTGCGTAGAGGACCCTTCGTTTACAATTGAAGGTACTATcgttactatttcttttgggaTTACTTACACATTGCTCTTGTTGGCCCTTATCTGGGAATTGTGGAAGGTTTACTCCAGAGATTTTGATTACCAGGATGAAGGCTCTGGAAAGAAAGTAAACATCTTACGAATCAATCTTATCCCACCTGTGTTGCTCATACTTGCATCTAATGAGACACGGCATCAAAAAATAGTCAACGTGGTATACTGGAGTTTGGTTTACGCCATACCGATCGTCATCTACTTGGTATTCTTCCTGATCTATGTCACTACATCTGAATTTGCCTTCAGAAGTTCCCAGCGTGGCGAAAAGTTCCAGCAAGCCCATGTTTGGGGTCTTGATTTTGTATTAGCAAACATCTTTTATCTAATTGGAGCTATCAtcttcatgtattttgtttgcAAGCATCGGCTCAGTGATCAAGGTAACGAGGATGATAACCAAGAACGAGTCAATGAGGAACAAAACAACCATGACAACTGGCAAAGTAAGAAGGTGAGGCTCAAATACTACAGTGTGGTAGCTTTCTTTTGCTTCTTCCGGTTCTCTGCAACAGCGATGCTGCTGGTCGAGATCATTGTTTTAACCTCAATTGGAATAGCCATAAATATTAGGTATGGAAGCCCCGTCTGGATCAATATCATCCTTGGTGCATTTGTCGTTGTTGCTAGCATAATTGAGTTTTTCGACAGCTACCAACACCTCTTCAGCAAGATCCACTCTGTTGGCACAAAAGTAGACCAGGACCACAATTTGCCGAACAAAATCTTTGAGCCAACTAAGGACGGATTCATGATACAGTCCAGTCTTCTCCATGACATTATCCGGAAATGGCTACCTTTTTACAGTCACGTCTTCAACACTATCAAGCACATCATCATTGGAATTGTCTTCCTTGGCATCGTCGCTCTCATTGTTTTCTTCATTGACAGAACCACTCAGATATCTTCCTTCGTCGAGTACGTGGTCACAGCAGTACCCTTGGTGTTTGCAGCTGCAGGGAAACTTGGAGGGAGTTCTTTAACAGCTGGTGGAAAAGCAAAGAACAACACCCAAGACAAACTTCTGACACTCGAAAAGGATCTCATAGATTACGCAGAAACAG GCAAATACCCGGAAGCTTCAAAGGAGGATCAAAACCAAGGTCAGACACAGAACCAAGCTCCTGCTGCTCCTGCTGTCTAA